A stretch of Pseudorhodobacter turbinis DNA encodes these proteins:
- the rplP gene encoding 50S ribosomal protein L16 yields the protein MLQPKRTKFRKQFKGKISGEAKGGFLLNFGTYGLKATQPERVTARQIEAARRAITRHMKRQGRVWIRIFPDVPVSSKPTEVRMGKGKGSVDYWAAKVKPGRVMFEIDGVSEVIAREALRLGSMKLPVQTRVVEREDW from the coding sequence ATGCTGCAACCTAAACGGACCAAGTTCCGCAAACAGTTCAAAGGCAAGATCAGTGGCGAGGCCAAAGGCGGCTTTTTGCTGAACTTCGGCACTTACGGGCTGAAAGCGACCCAGCCGGAGCGTGTTACAGCGCGCCAGATCGAAGCTGCACGTCGTGCCATCACCCGCCACATGAAGCGTCAAGGGCGTGTCTGGATCCGGATTTTTCCAGATGTTCCAGTTTCATCCAAGCCGACCGAAGTGCGGATGGGTAAAGGTAAAGGCTCTGTCGATTATTGGGCAGCCAAGGTTAAACCTGGTCGCGTGATGTTTGAAATCGACGGTGTTTCCGAAGTGATCGCCCGTGAGGCGCTTCGCCTTGGCTCGATGAAACTTCCAGTTCAAACGCGTGTTGTTGAGCGCGAAGACTGGTAA
- the rpsC gene encoding 30S ribosomal protein S3 encodes MGQKVNPIGMRLQVNRTWDSRWFAESKDYGDLLLEDLRMREFIHKDCVQAGVSKVIIERPHKKCRVTIHTARPGVIIGKKGADIETLRKKLTAFTDSELHLNIVEIRKPEMDAKLVAESIAQQMERRVSFRRAMKRGVQNAMRMGALGIRVNVAGRLGGAEIARTEWYREGRVPLHTLRADIDYAHHEALTAYGIIGVKVWIFKGEILEHDPQAHDRRHAEAQEGAVPRQPRRERT; translated from the coding sequence ATGGGTCAGAAGGTCAATCCGATCGGTATGCGCCTCCAGGTTAACCGTACCTGGGACAGCCGTTGGTTCGCGGAGTCGAAAGACTATGGCGACCTGCTGCTCGAAGATTTGCGCATGCGCGAATTCATCCACAAGGATTGCGTCCAGGCGGGCGTGTCCAAAGTCATCATCGAGCGTCCGCACAAAAAGTGCCGTGTGACCATTCACACTGCGCGTCCGGGCGTCATCATCGGCAAAAAAGGCGCTGACATCGAAACGCTTCGCAAGAAGCTGACAGCGTTTACCGACTCCGAACTGCACCTCAACATCGTTGAGATCCGCAAGCCGGAGATGGATGCCAAGCTGGTAGCAGAATCGATTGCACAGCAAATGGAGCGTCGGGTTTCTTTCCGTCGTGCCATGAAGCGTGGCGTTCAGAACGCGATGCGCATGGGAGCCTTGGGCATCCGTGTGAACGTGGCTGGCCGTTTGGGTGGTGCTGAAATCGCGCGTACCGAATGGTACCGTGAAGGCCGCGTTCCTTTGCACACATTGCGTGCTGATATCGACTATGCACACCATGAAGCGCTGACTGCCTATGGCATCATCGGCGTGAAAGTGTGGATCTTTAAGGGCGAAATCCTTGAGCATGATCCGCAGGCACATGATCGTCGTCACGCCGAGGCACAGGAAGGCGCTGTTCCGCGTCAACCGCGCCGCGAACGCACGTAA
- the rplV gene encoding 50S ribosomal protein L22, which translates to MGKAKNARRVADNEAMAVAKMLRTSPQKLNLVAGLIRGKKVDKAMADLTFSKKRIAQDVKKCLQSAIANAENNHGLDVDELIVAEAYCGKNLTLKRGRPRARGRFGKIMKPFSQLTILVRQKGESA; encoded by the coding sequence ATGGGCAAGGCAAAAAATGCGCGCCGCGTGGCCGACAACGAAGCAATGGCAGTTGCCAAAATGCTTCGTACCTCGCCGCAAAAGCTTAACCTCGTCGCCGGTCTGATCCGCGGTAAGAAAGTTGATAAGGCTATGGCCGACCTCACTTTCTCCAAAAAGCGTATCGCGCAGGACGTTAAGAAATGCTTGCAGTCGGCTATTGCCAACGCAGAAAACAACCACGGTCTTGACGTGGATGAGTTGATCGTTGCGGAAGCCTATTGCGGCAAGAATCTGACGTTGAAGCGTGGCCGTCCGCGGGCACGTGGCCGTTTCGGCAAGATCATGAAGCCGTTCAGCCAGCTGACGATTTTGGTACGTCAAAAAGGGGAGTCCGCATAA
- the rpsS gene encoding 30S ribosomal protein S19, whose translation MARSIWKGPFVDGYVLKKAEKSREGGKNEVIKIWSRRSTILPQFVGLTFGVYNGKKHVPVNVSEEMIGQKFGEYSPTRTYYGHAADKKAKRK comes from the coding sequence ATGGCACGTTCAATCTGGAAAGGCCCTTTCGTTGATGGCTACGTCCTGAAAAAGGCCGAAAAGTCGCGCGAAGGTGGCAAAAACGAAGTGATCAAGATCTGGTCGCGTCGTTCTACCATTCTGCCGCAGTTCGTCGGTCTGACGTTCGGCGTTTATAATGGCAAAAAGCACGTTCCTGTTAACGTGAGTGAAGAAATGATCGGCCAGAAGTTTGGTGAGTATTCGCCGACACGGACCTATTATGGTCACGCCGCCGATAAAAAAGCTAAGAGGAAATAA
- the rplB gene encoding 50S ribosomal protein L2: MALKSYKPTTPGQRGLVLIDRSELWKGRPVKALTQGLTKTGGRNNTGRITMWHKGGGAKRLYRIVDFKRTKHDMAAVVERIEYDPNRTAFIALVKYEDGTLNYILAPQRLAVGDSIVAGAKTDVKPGNAMPFSGMPIGTIVHNVEMKPGKGGQIARAAGTYAQFVGRDGGYAQIRLSSGELRMVRQECMATVGAVSNADHSNQNFGKAGRMRHKGVRPTVRGVAMNPIDHPHGGGEGRTSGGRHPVTPWGKGTKGNRTRSNRTTDKYIVRSRHAKKKGR; this comes from the coding sequence ATGGCACTCAAGTCGTACAAACCGACGACGCCTGGCCAACGCGGGTTGGTTCTGATCGACCGTTCGGAGCTGTGGAAAGGCCGCCCGGTCAAAGCCCTAACTCAGGGTTTGACCAAGACAGGTGGCCGGAACAACACCGGACGTATTACGATGTGGCACAAGGGCGGTGGGGCAAAGCGCCTTTACCGTATCGTGGATTTCAAGCGCACCAAGCACGACATGGCTGCGGTGGTTGAGCGGATCGAATATGACCCCAACCGCACGGCTTTCATCGCCTTGGTGAAATATGAGGATGGTACACTTAACTACATCCTCGCACCGCAGCGTCTTGCTGTTGGTGATAGCATCGTCGCTGGTGCGAAAACGGACGTTAAGCCTGGTAATGCGATGCCGTTCTCCGGCATGCCTATCGGTACGATTGTCCATAACGTCGAAATGAAGCCGGGCAAAGGCGGGCAGATTGCTCGTGCTGCTGGCACCTACGCACAGTTCGTAGGTCGTGACGGTGGTTACGCGCAGATCCGTTTGTCCTCGGGCGAATTGCGGATGGTGCGTCAGGAATGCATGGCCACCGTTGGTGCCGTGTCGAACGCTGACCACTCGAACCAGAACTTCGGTAAAGCGGGCCGTATGCGTCACAAGGGCGTTCGCCCAACCGTTCGCGGTGTGGCAATGAACCCGATCGATCACCCTCATGGCGGCGGCGAAGGCCGTACATCTGGCGGTCGTCACCCGGTTACACCATGGGGCAAGGGCACCAAGGGCAACCGTACCCGTTCGAACCGGACCACCGACAAGTATATTGTGCGGTCGCGTCACGCCAAGAAGAAGGGCCGTTAA
- a CDS encoding 50S ribosomal protein L23, producing the protein MSVKANHYDVIRKPIITEKATLASEANAVVFQVAMDATKPMIKEAVEAVFGVKVKAVNTTITKGKVKRFKGRPGVRSDKKKAYVTLEEGNTIDVSTGL; encoded by the coding sequence ATGAGCGTGAAAGCAAACCATTACGATGTGATCCGCAAGCCGATCATCACCGAAAAGGCAACCTTGGCTTCTGAAGCCAATGCCGTTGTTTTTCAGGTGGCGATGGATGCAACCAAGCCGATGATCAAAGAAGCTGTTGAGGCTGTCTTTGGCGTAAAGGTGAAGGCCGTGAATACGACCATCACCAAAGGTAAGGTCAAGCGGTTCAAAGGACGCCCCGGCGTTCGTTCCGACAAGAAAAAAGCCTATGTGACCCTCGAAGAGGGAAATACTATCGACGTCTCTACCGGGCTTTGA
- the rplD gene encoding 50S ribosomal protein L4 has product MKADVIKLDGGKAGSIDLNEALFGLEPRADILHRVVRWQRARAQAGTHSTLGRSDVSYSTKKIYRQKGTGGARHGDKGAPIFRHGGVYKGPTPRSHAHELPKKFRALGLRHALSAKAKAGELIILDAATMADAKTSSLAKMAKELGWKRVLIIDGAEVDGNFALAARNIDSIDVLPSMGANVYDILKRDQLVITKAGIEALEARLK; this is encoded by the coding sequence ATGAAGGCTGATGTCATCAAGCTGGACGGCGGCAAAGCCGGTTCCATCGATCTGAATGAAGCACTGTTTGGCCTTGAGCCACGCGCCGACATCCTGCACCGTGTGGTGCGCTGGCAGCGGGCACGTGCCCAAGCTGGCACACACTCCACGCTGGGTCGTTCGGACGTAAGCTACTCGACCAAGAAGATCTATCGCCAAAAAGGCACTGGTGGCGCTCGTCACGGTGACAAAGGCGCGCCGATCTTCCGTCACGGTGGTGTCTACAAGGGTCCAACCCCGCGTAGCCACGCACATGAGCTTCCAAAGAAGTTCCGTGCGCTTGGTCTGCGTCACGCGCTGTCGGCTAAGGCCAAAGCGGGTGAGCTGATCATTCTGGACGCGGCGACGATGGCCGATGCCAAGACCTCTTCCCTTGCCAAAATGGCGAAGGAACTGGGTTGGAAGCGCGTGCTGATCATCGACGGTGCCGAAGTTGACGGTAACTTTGCCCTTGCGGCGCGTAACATCGATTCTATCGATGTGCTGCCAAGCATGGGTGCGAACGTCTATGATATCCTGAAGCGGGATCAGTTGGTGATCACCAAAGCAGGGATCGAAGCACTGGAGGCTCGTTTGAAATGA
- the rplC gene encoding 50S ribosomal protein L3: MMRSGVIAKKLGMTRLFLEDGKQIPVTVLQLDNLQVVAQRTADRDGYTAVQLGAGLAKAKRTTAAMRGHFAKANVQPKRKIAEFRVTADCMIDVGEEITADHYFEGQYVDVAGTSIGKGFQGAMKRHNFGGLRATHGVSISHRSHGSTGQCQDPGKVFKGKKMAGHMGAARITTQNLQVMKTDSERGLIMVKGAVPGSKGGWVTVKDAVKKAVPENVILPAALRSAGEAAKKAAEAAANEAAEEEAVRAAALAAEAAAAEDAAEAAATDAPADGGDKNEG, translated from the coding sequence ATTATGCGCTCTGGCGTTATTGCAAAGAAGCTGGGCATGACCCGGCTGTTCCTCGAAGACGGCAAACAGATCCCTGTAACCGTTCTTCAACTCGACAACCTGCAGGTTGTGGCACAGCGTACGGCTGATCGCGACGGTTATACCGCCGTTCAGTTGGGTGCTGGTTTGGCCAAAGCCAAGCGGACCACTGCTGCGATGCGCGGCCATTTTGCGAAGGCGAACGTTCAGCCCAAGCGCAAGATTGCCGAATTCCGCGTCACAGCGGATTGCATGATTGATGTTGGTGAAGAGATCACTGCTGACCATTACTTTGAAGGTCAGTATGTGGACGTCGCCGGTACATCCATCGGTAAAGGTTTCCAGGGTGCGATGAAGCGTCACAACTTTGGGGGCCTTCGGGCTACTCACGGTGTGTCGATCAGCCACCGTTCGCACGGCTCCACGGGCCAGTGTCAGGATCCGGGCAAGGTCTTCAAAGGTAAGAAGATGGCTGGTCATATGGGTGCTGCCCGTATCACCACGCAGAACCTGCAAGTGATGAAAACCGACAGCGAGCGCGGTTTGATCATGGTCAAAGGCGCTGTACCCGGCTCCAAAGGTGGTTGGGTTACGGTCAAGGATGCGGTCAAGAAAGCCGTGCCTGAGAACGTGATTTTGCCGGCAGCTTTGCGGTCGGCTGGTGAAGCTGCCAAGAAAGCAGCGGAAGCAGCGGCAAATGAAGCAGCGGAAGAAGAAGCAGTCCGCGCGGCAGCTTTGGCAGCAGAAGCGGCAGCAGCCGAAGATGCAGCGGAAGCCGCAGCAACGGATGCTCCGGCTGATGGAGGCGATAAAAATGAAGGCTGA
- the rpsJ gene encoding 30S ribosomal protein S10 → MSSQTIRIRLRAFDYRVLDASTQEIVNTAKRTGATVRGPIPLPNKIEKFTVLRGPHIDKKSRDQWEIRTHKRLLDIVDPTPQTVDALMKLDLAAGVDVEIKV, encoded by the coding sequence ATGTCAAGTCAAACGATCCGTATCAGGCTGCGTGCCTTCGATTACCGGGTGTTGGATGCGTCCACACAGGAAATCGTAAACACAGCGAAGCGTACTGGCGCCACCGTGCGCGGTCCGATTCCACTGCCCAACAAGATTGAGAAATTCACGGTTCTTCGTGGTCCGCACATCGACAAGAAGTCGCGCGACCAGTGGGAAATCCGTACGCACAAGCGTCTTCTCGATATCGTCGATCCAACACCCCAGACCGTGGACGCGCTTATGAAGCTCGACCTCGCTGCCGGTGTTGACGTCGAAATCAAAGTATAA
- the tuf gene encoding elongation factor Tu, with amino-acid sequence MAKAKFERNKPHVNIGTIGHVDHGKTTLTAAITKYFGDFKAYDQIDGAPEEKARGITISTAHVEYESEARHYAHVDCPGHADYVKNMITGAAQMDGAILVVNAADGPMPQTREHILLGRQVGIPYMVVYMNKVDQVDDEELLELVEMEIRELLSSYDYPGDDIPIIRGSALHAMNGTRPEIGEESIKALMAAVDEYIPTPARAVDQPFLMPVEDVFSISGRGTVATGRIERGIVKVGEEIEIVGIRDTKKTVCTGVEMFRKLLDQGEAGDNVGLLLRGVDREGIERGQVLCKPGSVKPHTKFEAEAYILTKEEGGRHTPFFANYRPQFYFRTTDVTGTVFLPEGTEMVMPGDNLKFEVELIAPIAMEEKLRFAIREGGRTVGAGVVSKIIA; translated from the coding sequence ATGGCAAAGGCAAAGTTTGAACGTAACAAACCGCACGTAAACATCGGCACGATTGGTCACGTTGACCACGGCAAGACGACGTTGACGGCAGCGATCACGAAATATTTTGGCGATTTCAAAGCCTATGATCAGATCGACGGCGCGCCCGAAGAGAAGGCTCGTGGGATCACGATCTCGACCGCGCACGTTGAGTATGAATCCGAGGCACGCCACTACGCCCACGTTGACTGCCCCGGCCACGCTGACTATGTGAAAAACATGATCACCGGTGCTGCGCAGATGGATGGCGCGATTTTGGTTGTGAACGCAGCTGACGGCCCTATGCCGCAGACACGTGAGCACATCTTGCTTGGCCGTCAGGTTGGCATCCCTTACATGGTTGTCTACATGAACAAGGTTGACCAGGTTGACGACGAAGAGCTGCTGGAACTGGTGGAAATGGAAATCCGCGAGCTTCTGTCTTCGTATGACTACCCCGGCGACGATATCCCGATCATCCGTGGGTCTGCTCTGCACGCCATGAACGGCACGCGTCCTGAAATCGGCGAAGAGTCGATCAAGGCACTGATGGCCGCTGTGGATGAGTATATCCCAACTCCTGCACGTGCTGTTGACCAGCCGTTCTTGATGCCTGTCGAGGACGTGTTCTCGATCTCTGGTCGTGGGACTGTTGCAACGGGCCGTATTGAGCGTGGCATCGTGAAAGTCGGCGAAGAGATTGAAATCGTTGGTATTCGTGACACGAAGAAGACGGTTTGTACCGGCGTTGAAATGTTCCGCAAGTTGCTGGATCAAGGCGAAGCCGGCGATAACGTTGGTCTCTTGCTGCGCGGTGTTGACCGTGAGGGCATCGAGCGTGGTCAGGTTCTGTGTAAGCCTGGTTCGGTCAAGCCACACACGAAGTTTGAGGCTGAGGCCTACATTCTGACGAAAGAAGAAGGCGGTCGTCACACACCGTTCTTCGCGAACTACCGTCCACAGTTTTACTTCCGTACCACGGACGTAACCGGGACTGTGTTCCTGCCGGAAGGCACTGAAATGGTTATGCCGGGCGACAACTTGAAGTTCGAAGTCGAACTGATCGCCCCAATCGCCATGGAAGAAAAACTGCGCTTCGCCATCCGTGAAGGCGGCCGTACCGTCGGCGCTGGCGTCGTTTCGAAAATTATCGCTTAA
- the fusA gene encoding elongation factor G → MARDFSIDHYRNIGIMAHIDAGKTTTTERILFYTGKNHKMGETHDGASTMDWMEQEQERGITITSAATTTSWQRQEDPTTDGTNETKYRFNIIDTPGHVDFTIEVERSLAVLDGAICLLDANAGVEPQTETVWRQADRYKVPRIVFVNKMDKVGADFFNCVKMIKDRTGATPLPIALPIGAEDKLEGIIDLLKMEEWVWNGEDVGASWSRGPIRDELKEVAAEWRMNLLEIAVEQDDAAMEAYLEGNEPDDATLRALIRKGTLALDFVPVTAGSAFKNKGVQPLLNAVIDFLPSPLDVPAYMGFKAGDETETRDQPRSADDGMPFSALAFKIMNDPFVGSLTFTRIYSGIVKKGDQMVNTTKGRKERVGRMMMMHSINREEIEEAYAGDIIALAGLKETTTGDTLSDPNNQVVLETMTFPEPVIEIAIEPKTKADQEKMGIALARLAAEDPSFRVETDFESGQTIMKGMGELHLDILVDRMKREFKVEANIGAPQVAYRETISREAEIDYTHKKQSGGTGQFARIKMIIMPTEPGEGYSFESKIVGGSIPKEYIPGVEKGIKSVMDSGPLAGFPVIDFKIALIDGAFHDVDSSVLAFEIAARAGMREGLKKAGAKLLEPIMKVEVVTPEEYTGGVIGDLTSRRGMVTGQDSRGNANVIASMVPLANMFGYINTLRSMTSGRAVFSMTFDHYDTVPQAISDEIQKKYA, encoded by the coding sequence ATGGCTCGCGATTTTTCAATCGACCACTACCGCAATATCGGGATCATGGCGCATATCGACGCGGGTAAAACCACGACGACCGAGCGTATCTTGTTCTATACCGGCAAAAACCACAAAATGGGTGAGACGCATGATGGCGCCTCGACCATGGACTGGATGGAGCAAGAGCAAGAGCGCGGCATCACAATTACCTCCGCTGCGACCACAACTTCGTGGCAGCGTCAGGAAGATCCGACCACTGATGGCACTAATGAAACGAAATACCGTTTCAACATCATCGACACCCCCGGCCACGTTGACTTCACAATCGAAGTTGAGCGTTCGTTGGCGGTTCTGGATGGTGCGATTTGCTTGCTTGATGCCAACGCTGGTGTAGAGCCGCAGACCGAAACTGTTTGGCGTCAGGCTGACCGCTACAAGGTTCCGCGTATCGTTTTTGTCAACAAGATGGACAAAGTCGGCGCTGACTTCTTTAACTGCGTTAAGATGATCAAAGACCGCACCGGTGCGACCCCGTTGCCAATCGCTTTGCCGATTGGTGCCGAGGACAAACTGGAAGGCATCATCGATCTGTTGAAGATGGAAGAATGGGTCTGGAACGGCGAAGACGTTGGCGCTTCCTGGTCCCGTGGTCCTATCCGTGACGAGCTCAAGGAAGTTGCAGCCGAATGGCGCATGAACCTACTTGAAATCGCTGTGGAGCAGGACGACGCTGCAATGGAAGCGTATCTGGAAGGCAACGAGCCTGACGATGCGACCCTGCGCGCGCTGATCCGTAAAGGTACTCTGGCGCTGGACTTCGTTCCGGTAACTGCTGGTTCGGCGTTCAAAAACAAAGGCGTTCAGCCATTGTTGAATGCGGTCATCGACTTCCTGCCTTCACCGCTCGACGTGCCTGCCTATATGGGCTTTAAGGCCGGTGACGAAACGGAAACACGTGACCAGCCACGCTCGGCAGATGACGGCATGCCTTTCTCGGCTCTGGCATTCAAAATCATGAATGACCCCTTTGTTGGCTCGCTCACATTTACCCGGATCTATTCGGGCATTGTGAAAAAAGGCGACCAAATGGTCAACACTACGAAAGGCCGCAAAGAGCGCGTCGGTCGTATGATGATGATGCACTCGATCAACCGTGAAGAGATCGAAGAAGCCTATGCGGGCGACATCATCGCTTTGGCCGGTCTGAAAGAGACGACGACTGGTGATACCCTGTCCGACCCGAACAATCAGGTCGTTCTGGAAACCATGACCTTCCCCGAGCCGGTTATCGAAATCGCGATCGAACCGAAGACCAAGGCTGACCAGGAAAAAATGGGTATCGCGTTGGCGCGTTTGGCTGCCGAAGATCCATCCTTCCGTGTGGAAACCGATTTTGAGTCGGGCCAGACGATCATGAAGGGCATGGGCGAACTTCACCTCGACATCTTGGTTGACCGTATGAAGCGGGAATTCAAGGTTGAGGCGAATATCGGTGCGCCGCAGGTGGCTTATCGTGAAACCATCTCTCGTGAAGCTGAGATCGATTACACGCACAAGAAGCAGTCCGGTGGTACCGGTCAGTTCGCGCGTATCAAGATGATCATCATGCCAACCGAGCCTGGTGAAGGTTACTCGTTTGAGTCCAAGATCGTTGGTGGGTCTATTCCTAAAGAATATATCCCTGGCGTTGAAAAGGGCATCAAGTCGGTTATGGACTCCGGTCCATTGGCAGGCTTCCCGGTTATTGACTTCAAGATTGCACTGATCGACGGTGCTTTCCATGACGTTGACTCCTCGGTTCTGGCTTTTGAAATCGCGGCACGTGCCGGGATGCGCGAAGGCTTGAAAAAAGCGGGTGCCAAGCTGTTGGAACCGATCATGAAGGTCGAAGTTGTAACGCCGGAAGAATATACCGGCGGCGTCATCGGCGACCTTACCTCGCGTCGGGGTATGGTTACGGGGCAAGACAGCCGCGGCAACGCCAACGTGATCGCATCGATGGTGCCTTTGGCCAACATGTTCGGCTACATCAACACGTTGCGCTCGATGACTTCGGGTCGTGCTGTGTTCTCGATGACCTTTGACCACTACGATACGGTTCCACAGGCCATCTCGGACGAGATCCAGAAGAAATACGCTTAA
- the rpsG gene encoding 30S ribosomal protein S7, translating into MSRRHAAEKREILPDAKYGDKVLTKFMNNLMIDGKKSVAESIVYNALSRVEERLKRAPIECFHEALENVKPSVEVRSRRVGGATYQVPVDVRVERREALAIRWLIIAARKRNENTMEERLAAELSDAVNNRGTAVKKREDTHKMADANKAFSHYRW; encoded by the coding sequence ATGTCACGTCGTCACGCCGCTGAAAAACGCGAGATTCTACCCGACGCCAAATATGGCGATAAGGTTCTGACAAAGTTCATGAACAACCTGATGATCGACGGCAAGAAATCTGTCGCCGAATCCATCGTCTATAACGCGCTGAGCCGCGTTGAAGAGCGCCTGAAGCGCGCCCCGATCGAGTGCTTCCACGAAGCGCTGGAAAACGTGAAGCCATCCGTCGAAGTACGGTCGCGCCGCGTTGGTGGTGCTACCTATCAGGTGCCTGTTGACGTGCGCGTTGAGCGCCGCGAAGCTTTGGCCATCCGCTGGCTGATCATCGCTGCCCGCAAGCGCAACGAAAACACCATGGAAGAGCGCCTTGCAGCCGAGCTTTCGGATGCGGTGAACAACCGTGGTACCGCCGTTAAAAAGCGGGAAGACACTCACAAGATGGCCGACGCAAACAAAGCGTTTAGCCATTATCGTTGGTAA
- the rpsL gene encoding 30S ribosomal protein S12, translating to MPTIQQLIRKPREPRVKRSKSMHLESCPQKRGVCTRVYTTTPKKPNSAMRKVAKVRLTNSFEVICYIPGEKHNLQEHSVVLIRGGRIKDLPGVRYHILRGVLDTQGVKDRRQRRSKYGAKRPK from the coding sequence ATGCCAACGATCCAACAGCTAATCCGCAAGCCGCGCGAACCGCGCGTAAAGCGGTCCAAGTCTATGCACTTGGAATCCTGCCCTCAAAAACGTGGCGTTTGTACGCGCGTTTACACAACCACCCCGAAAAAGCCTAACTCGGCTATGCGGAAAGTCGCAAAAGTGCGTCTGACCAACAGCTTTGAAGTTATTTGCTACATTCCAGGTGAAAAGCACAACCTTCAGGAACACTCCGTTGTCCTGATCCGCGGCGGTCGTATCAAAGACCTTCCGGGTGTCCGTTACCACATCCTGCGCGGTGTGTTGGATACCCAAGGTGTTAAAGATCGTCGTCAACGTCGTTCGAAATACGGCGCAAAGCGGCCGAAGTGA